GGCATTGCGCGCGGACACCACCAAGGAATGGGAGTACTTCGCCCACGATCCCTCCGAGGCCGAGTTCGCGGAACTCGCGGCAAAGACCGCCGAAGCCCCGGCCAGGATCCTGACCGTCCTCACCAATGACGTAGCCCGTTACAAGCACCTGGCACAGCAGCACGGCCTCAATGCCACTTCCGCGTCACAGACCATGATGATCGTGGATATGGAAACCCAGGATTCCGAGGATCCCTGGCTCTCCGACGATGATTTGAAACTTGCCACCTCCTACTCGAATGGAGTGCACCATGCCGTGGTGCACTCCGGCGAATCCGTCGCTGCGAGCGGTCGTGTTTTTGTGGTGGGACACACGGCTGTGTTCGACAAGATCGTCACCGAACCGGCCTATCAGCGGCGGGGGCTGGGAAGCTTCATCATGAAGGCCCTGGCGGCGCAGGCCTTCGAGCATGACGTGGAAAACGGCCTGCTCCTGGCGTCCCTGGACGGACAGAAGCTGTACTCGCACCTGGGCTGGACCACGTTGTGCCATGTGCTGATGCTGTCCGCCTCGGACGAAGGGGCTGACCTTTCCGTCGGCTGACCTTGCCTCACCGGCTGACCTTGCCTCACCGGCTGACCCTGCTTCACCGACGGCATTGTTGATTCCAGCACCGTTGATACCGGGCGATTTGAGCACGGATGAAACAATATTGAAGTGAACCCCCATGACTCCCTGATCCCCCTGCTGGGCCGTGGCCCGGACCCGGAACAGCTGCGTCATGTGCGTACGATTCCTGCCCGCCAGGCCGTGAACGCCCCGTGGCCGGAATGGACCCACCCCGATCTCATCAAGGCCTACGGTTCCCTGGGCATCCATGAGCCGTACCGTCACCAGATCCAGGCCGCGGACCTGGCCCACGGCGGGGAGCACGTGGTGATCGCCACCGGGACGGCCTCCGGGAAGTCCCTGGCCTACCAGCTGCCCGCGCTGGACGCGATCCACCGCTCGGAGCTCCGGGTGCTGTCCGAACCGGGAAAGATCCACGACGACGGCGCTGTTGCCCTGTATCTCTCGCCCACCAAGGCCCTGGCGGCCGATCAGCTCGCCGCTATCCGCTCGCTCAAGCTCCCGACCGTCAGGGCTGAAACGTACGACGGCGACACGGACCCGGCGTCGCGGCGCTGGATCCGGGACCACGCCAACGTGATCCTGGCCAACCCCGACATGTTGCACTTCGGCATCCTGCCCAACCATGCCTGGTGGGCCAGCTTCTTCCGGCGGCTCAAGTACGTCATTGTGGACGAGGCCCACAGTTACCGCGGTGTCTTCGGCTCCCATGTGGCCAACCTGATGCGTCGGCTGCGGCGCATCTGCGCATACTACAGCGGCAATGCCTCCCAACCTGGCCCGGTGTTCATCGCCGCCTCCGCAACGGCGTCCGAGCCGGGCACATCCTTCGGCCGGCTCATCGGGGCTCCGGTCCGGGCAGTGTCCGAGGATTCCTCGCCGCACGGAGCCACCACCGTGGCGTTCTGGGAACCGGCTCTCACCGAGCTGCGAGGAGAGAACGGGGCGAAGGAACGCAGGACTGCCGTTGCCGAAACTGCGGACCTGCTGGCCAATCTGGTCTCCTCCCGCATCCGGACCATCGCGTTCATCAAGTCACGGCGCGGGGCGGAGACCATCTCCGCCATCACCAAGCGGCTCCTGGACGAGGTGGATCCCAGCCTTCCTCAGCGGGTGGCCGCCTACCGTTCCGGTTACCTGCCCGAGGAGCGGCGGGCCCTTGAGAAGGCCCTGAGATCAGGGGAACTCCTGGGCGTCTCCAGCACATCGGCACTCGAACTCGGCATCGACATCTCCGGGCTTGACGCCGTGCTGGTTGCCGGCTGGCCCGGCACCAGGGCTTCCCTCTTCCAGCAGATTGGCCGGGCGGGGCGCGCGGGACAGGACGCCATCGCCGCTTTTGTGGCAAGCGACGATCCGCTGGACACCTACCTGGTGAATCACCCGGAAGCCATCTTTGACGTATCCGTGGAAGCGACGGTTTTCGATCCCTCCAATCCGTATGTGCTGGGCCCACACCTGTGCGCCGCCGCGGCTGAACTGCCGCTGGGCTACGCGGAGCTTGAACTGTTCGGACCCACGGCGGAGAAGCTGTTGGACCAGCTCGTGACCCAGGGCTACCTGCGCAAACGCCCGGCCGGCTGGTTCTGGACCCATCCGCAGAGCGCGGCCGCCATGGTGAACCTGAGGGCTGACGGCGGCGGCCCGGTGAGCATCGTCGATGCAGAGACAGGCTCCCTGCTCGGCACGATGGACTCCCCGCAAACGCATTACCAGGCCCACACTGGTGCCGTGTACGTGCATCAGGGCGACAGCTATGTAGTGGAAGACCTGAACGAGGGGACCATTGCGTGATGGTGCGCCGCGCCAACCCCGACTACTACACCACAGCCCGGGACGTGACCCAGATCGAAGTCCTGGGGACACTGCGGACCGCTCAGTGGGGCGACGTCGCCGTGCACTTCGGGGATGTGAAAGTGACAACACAGGTGGTCTCCTTCCAGCGCAAGGCGCTGATTTCGAATGAGATTCTGGGCGAGGAACCGCTGGAACTCGGTGCCAGGGACCTGTTCACGAAGGCTGTCTGGTTTGTGGTGGACAACCGTTCACTGACCGGGGCAGGGCTGATCGAAGCCCAGTTCCCCGGGGCACTTCATGCGGCCGAGCACGCGGCCATCGGGCTGCTCCCGCTGGTTGCGTCCAGTGACCGCTGGGACATCGGAGGGGTATCCACAGCGATTCACGCCGACACCGGAGTCCCCACGATCTTTGTGTACGACGGGCACCCCGGCGGCGCCGGATTTGCCGAACGCGGCTTCGACAAGGCCAGGGTGTGGCTCTCCGCGACCCGTGATGCCATTGCGGCCTGTGAGTGCGAGGCAGGGTGCCCCTCCTGCGTGCAGTCCCCCAAATGCGGGAACAAGAACAACCCGCTGGACAAGGCAGCAGCAATCACCCTCATAGACGTACTGCTGAAGGATGCGACCGAAGGGCCTGGAGCTTCCCAGCCTGCCCAGACAGGGCACGCGACGCACTCGGAAGAGCACGCAGCCCCCTTCTGAACCGATCGTCTCCCGGCCGATTTCCCTACGGCTTCCTTACGGCTTCCTTCAGGTGGCTCCCCCACCACGGCCGACCCGGCTGTGGCGCAGCAAGTGCCGCCCGTTGGCCCGTGCCGCCCGTTGTGGCGCGGCCACGTGCCGCCCGTTGTGGCGCGGCCACGTGCCGCCCGTTGTGGCGCGGCACACCCGACGTGTGGCACCCGACGCCGGCACCCGACGCCGGCAAGAACCGCAGGGTTGCGCTTCTCCCGCCGCCGGGTGCCGCACGGGCCAGGCCTCCGGCGGTCACGGCGGCGGGCCTGCCCTCGCGTGGCCAGTGGCCGCCCCGAACATGCTTCGTGACACAAGCTCCGTCCGGACCTCCACCGTTTCGCCACCTCCTTCTGTGCAGCCCGTTATGTTCGCCTCCTGCCGCCCGGCAACCTCTGCCGCAACGGTGCACGGCACACCCGGGCTGATCCCGCGCAGCGCATCGGCGGCGGCCAAGGCCGCCAGATCGGCGGCCGATGCGGCCCTGGAAGCCATCACGGCGGACTGGGCAAGTAAGAGCAGCAGGGCAATGGCCATCATCACCACCAACCCCAGCCCGGCGGCAAGGACCGTTCCTGACCCACGCTCGGAGGAACGCCCCGGATCCACCTGTTTTGGAGGATCCTGCCCCGGGTTTACCTGTTTTGGAGGTCCTTGTCTCTGTTCAGGCCGGGCTGGAGTGTTCGCTGGACCACCGGACGTCGGTTTCCCCTGCATCGGATTCCCGAGCGTTGGATTCCCCTGCCTTGGATTCCCCTGCGGGGTCATGACGCCGTGGCCTTCAAGGGGCGCTCCTGAAGTGGCAGCACAGGCGGGAAAGACTGCGGCGCCGCAGGACGGATGCCCGCAGATTCGGCCGTTTCGCCGCGAGCCAGTGCCCGGGCGGACAGCGTCCAAGGCACCATCGTTCCGACCGGACCGGACACCCTGCCCGAGACCGTAACGCTCAACCATTCGCCGTCAGCAGCAACCGACGACGACGCAGACGCACCGGCAAGGTGCCGGACTATGCCATCCACGGCTCCGGCGTCCTCCCCGCGGGCAAGAGCCCGCGCTCCGGCCCGCGCCGCTTCCTCAAGCCGCAACTGCGTGATCCCTGCCGCGGCGCCGGCCAGCAGAAGGGCAAGAAGGAGGATCACGGCCGGCAGTGCCACAGCGAATTCGGCAGTGACAGCTCCGCGGTCCTTCCCCGAACCACGGAGCCCAGGCGCAATAGGCGCCCTGCCGCGCACCCCCGGCGTCATGGCAACGCCAATGCCGTCCGGATCAGGTTCAGCAAGAAGCCCCGGACTTCGTCGCTGCGAAGGATAAACACCAGAATGCCGGCGAAGCCCACCGCAGCGAGTGTGGCGATGGCGTATTCCGCGGTGGCCATTCCCGCCTCGGATCCCAGGAGTCGAAGTCGCGTCCGGGCCGAAACCGGCGCCGCATAACTGGCTCCGGGATAGATTTCCCGGACTTTGGCGTCTGCTTGGGCGGCCGCACCGGAGGGGTCCTGGTGTGCATGCTGGGGGATATCTGAAGTGGTTGACATGGTGGTTCCTTTCGTTGGTTTCCGGCGGAGTTGCCGGCTGAATCGACTCTCCCGGCTCCAGTGAAGGCCGGTAAGGGAAAAGTTCGGCTAAGTGGAAAAGCCGGTCGGGCAACGGCTGTGGAGGAGCACTGGGACGCGGCGCACCTACGAGGGGCCCAGGGTCAGGTTACGGACGGCAGCATCGCGAGCAATACGGGCACCACACCGAGACAGACAAAGGCGGGCAGCGAGCACAGGCCCAACGGGACCACAAGCCTCACGCCAAGCGCGGCCGCCCGCTTTTCTGCGGCGCGGAACCGCTCCCGGCGGAGTCTTGCGGCCTGGGCGTAAAGGATGGCTGACGACGGAGCCCCTGTCAGGGCAGCGAAACCCAGCGCCTGCCGCAGGACCAGCAGCTCGGGTGTCCGGGCCTCGGAGCTGCGCCAGGCCGTTTCCCAGTCCGCCCCGATGGCCAGGGCCGAGACAACCGGCCGCAGCGACTGGTGGTATTCGGCGGAGGCCGAGTCAGCAACGAGCTCCAGTGCCCGGCCGATCCCCGAACCTGCGTCAAGCATGGCGCCGATCAGTTCCAGCATCATGGCGGTATCCCGCAGGCCGCCCTGATCCGGCGTTTCCGGCGCTTCTGCCGTCCCGTCGCCACCCCGGTTTCCGGCCCCGAGACGTGCCCGACGATGCCGGAGGAGTCTCCTGCGCGTCCTGCCGCCGCCCGCCAAAACCAGCGTCACCGCAGCCGCGAGCGCAAGTGTGACCACCAGGGACGGCAGCCCATCCGGCGTCATGGCTTTCCAATCGCGTAACGGACGAGCCTGGCGGACCAGATCCGTCCGGCCACTGTCAGGACCACACCGGCTGCGAGCGCAGCCGTCCCCAGGGGCGTGCCAAGCAGGACGGAGAGAGGGTCCACGCCAAGGGCCATGCCCAAACCGAGGCCCAATAGCGGCAGCCACGTCAGCAGCGTGACGGTCGCCTTCGGACCTGCCAGCGCGGTCTGCCTGGCGGCTTCGGCGTCGTCCTCCACCTCGAGCTGAGCTGCGAAGCGGGTCAGGACGTCTGCCAACGGACATCCGCTGGCCTCCACGATCTCGAAACAGGCGGCAAGCTCGCCCCATATCCTCCGTTCCCGGTTATGGTTTCCGGTGAAGGCGCTTCCTGACGCTGCCCGGATGGCACCGGCAACAGGAGACCCTCTGGTCGCCGCCGCCCGGGCCACAGACAACATGGACCGGGACGCCGGACTAAGGCGGGGACCGCCCTCGGTTGTGGCGGTCTGCTCCTCCTGGGCATATACGAGCCATAGTTCATCCCACAGCCGCGACGGAGTCCGGCCTCCCTTCAGCAGCGCAGCAAGTTGCTGGACAACCACCGTCATGGGCACCTCTGCGGAGCGGTGGCGCGAGAGTGCACGCCCGTTGGCGAGCCAGATCCCGGCTTTCCGCCACCCGCGGGCCCTGCTGTCGCGACCACTCCCGGAGGAATCGGGATGGGCACCGCTGAGGGCCTTCCGGATCCTCCCCGAGCGGCCGCCGGGAGGCCGGGCCACAAGCCAGGCAGCAACCGTCAGGGTGCTGACCAGCAGGATTATCATCGGCTTGCCTCAGGCGCCCCGCCGTCCGGGACACCGCCGCCCGGGACATCGTTGGCGTCCAGGCCAAGCCTGCGCGCCAGCCCCTGCCACGCCGGCCCGAAGGTTACGGTGCCCGCGTTCACTGCCACGGCCACGGTGACCTCCAGGCCGTGGACGCCGTCCTCCACAACGCCGATGCAGGCAATGTGCCGCCCAAGACGGGACCGTTCGACATGGACCACGACGTCCAAGGCACTGGCGACCTGCAACCGCATGGCGTCCTGGCCCATTCCTGCGAGGGCACCCAACGCCGTCAGCCTCGCCGGAACGGCCGCGGCCGTATTCGCGTGGATGGTGCCACCGCCGCCGGTGTGCCCGGTATTCATGGCTGTCAGCAGTTCACGCACTTCGGCTCCGCGGCACTCCCCCACCACCAGCCTGTCAGGCCGCATCCGGAGGGCCTGGCGCACCAGTTCGCCCAGGTCAACGCCACCACCGCCTTCGAGGTTTCCGTGCCTGGATTCAAGCGACACCACGTGCGGATGGACAGGGTTCAGTTCGGAGGCATCCTCAATCAGGACCAGCCGTTCGCCGGGGTGGCTAAGCCCCAGGAGCGTAGACAGGAGCGTTGTCTTCCCCGAGCCCGTGGCCCCGCTGATCAGGAAGCTCAGCCGCCGCGTGACCACGCGTTCCAGCAAGGCCTGGACCAGGCTGCCAAACATGCCGCTCTCCCTGAGCTCGTCGAGCGTGAAGACCTCGTGCCTGCGGACTCGGACGCTCAACAAGGTTCCGGCCGTCGAGATTGGCGGCAGGACGGCATGGATGCGGTAGCCGGCGTCGAGCCTGACATCCACGCAGGGGACCCGTCATCAAGGCGGCGGCCGCCGGCAGCCACCAACCTGGACGCCAAGGCACGGACCTCGCTTTCACCCGAGAATGACACCGGCGCCTGCTCCAGGCCGTTGCCCCGGTCCAGCCAGACAGAGTCCGGGGCGTTGACGAAGATGTCCGTGACTAACGGATCCCGGGTCAGCATTTGTAGCGGCCCCAGGCCGTTGAGCTCGGCGCTGATCCGCTCGACGGCGGCCAGCGACCCTGCTGTTCCCAGCAATTTGCCGGTGGCCTGGACGGCGGCGGCTACGCGGGACGGGGTTACCGGTCCGGAGTCGGCCATGACCGACTCCCTGACGGATTCCAGCAGACCGGCGTCCAGCACGCGGTTCTGCCGTCGTCGCACGTCCCCGGCCGGGCCTGACAGCCGGGAGAAGCCAGTCCGCGGCGGAGGCGTGCTCATGGAAGCTCCCCGCCCAGCAGCTCGAGGACGGAGGCAGCGAAGCGGCGCACCGTGCGGCGCCGGCCCATTTCCAGCAGCCGGCCGAGTTCGGTAGCGCCAGCCGTGCCCCGGACTTCCGGAACGAGTCCATGCAGGGGCAGCCCTACGGATTCGGCAATGAGCGGCCCGTCCAGGACTGCTCCTGCCTTGCCCCTGATCACCAACGCTGTGTCCACCGGCGGAAGCTCCTGCAGCAGCCGTGCGGAAGACACTGCGGCCTTCAGCTGCGCGGGCGCCACCACCAGGATCCGGTCGCAATCCCAGGCGAAGGCCCGCAGCGGCTCGGTTCCGCGGCCGATATCGACCAGGACCAGCTCATAGCCACGCCGGGCGGCGTCCAGCACGCCGCCCACTGTCGCAGCATCCACCGCGGCCTGACGCTCACGGCTGCCGGGCCACGAGAGAAACGAGAATCCCCCTGCCACCGGCAGCGCGTCGGACAGCTGTTCAGGATCTATGCTTCCGCTCGCGTCAGAGAGGTCGGTCCAGCGGAGGCCGGGCGATTCCTCCGCGGCCAGCGCCAGCTCCAAGCCCCCGCCCCACGGATCGCCGTCGATCAGCAGCACCCTGGCACCCCACCCGGCGGCGGCCTGGGCAAGCCAGATGGCTGCCGTCGTGGCACCGGCGCCGCCGCACCCGCCGGTCACCCCCAGAACCAGGCCCCCGGCCTCCGGAGACCGCGAACGGCTCAAATATTCGGCCAGCCAGGCGGCGGCGTCGGGGAGCACAGCCACGCGCTCGGCTCCGAGCGCTGCGGCCAGGTGCCAAAGGCTGTCGCCTTCACCGCTCAGGCCAACCAGCACTGCAGGGGCGCGGCGCCGAGGCGGCAGCTCGCGGACATCGCTGCCGACCAGCACCACCGCGGCGGTATCCCAGAAAGGGGCCGCCTCCGTGGCATCGGCTACCACCCGAAGCTGGCCGCCGGCAGCGGCCACTATCCTCTCAACCTCACCCCGGAGGAAGTCGAAACCCGTCACCAGCAGGGTCTCCGCGGACTCGGCGGGAAGCCAAGCCCCGGGCGACCGTGCGCCGGGTTTGTCGTTGGGGACCGGAGCATCGCGGTGTCCGATTTCCCGAACCGACCGTTCGCTGCCAGGCGGCTGTGCGGCCCGGGAGCGCGCTCCCCGCACATGTTCTGCCTGCACCTGTCCTGGCTGCATCCGCTCTTTCGTGGCACGCCGCTCCCGGGGCTGCCGTCCCGGTGGCTGTCGCCCCTCCGATGGCGGACCGCCTTCCGGCGGCGTTCCCGAGAGGACCGTGGATTCCGGCGTGGGGTTCTTGAGATGTTGCCTGCTCATGCTGCCACTGTGCCGGGCAGCCGGACGGCGCATAAGGCCCCGGGCGAGCCATGTGGACAAACCCGCCTTCCGGACGATTGGGGAGGGGAAGTCCACCCACCGGAAACGCCACCCGGACACAGGCTGTCCGCAATTGGCCGGCTCTGGGCGCTGAGCATGGCATGCCACAGGGCACAATTAGGGCTATGTATCTGCTGCTGTCCGCCCACCCTGACGGCGCAGCCCTACAGGAACTCGCAGCGGACGGCTCCCCTGCCCCAGCCAGCCCCAAACCGCGCCTGATCAGCGCCGGCGAGCTGGCCGGCGTCGTACGGGAACTCGAAAAGCGGCGCCCGCGCTGGATATGGCACCGCACACAGGACTGGTACCCCGCGCTGCTGGCCCGGGGCGTGGAGCTGGAACGCTGCCACGACCTCACCCTTTGCGGCGCCATCCTTGCCCATTCCGAGTTCACCGCCGACACGGCCTACGCGCGGAACGCCGAAAAGATCACCCAGGACGATGACCTGCAGCAGCCGCCCCGCAGCCTCCAGCCGCCGCCCCCGCCTGCCGATCAGGGTGCTCTCTTCGAGGATGCCGGCCTCCGCCCGGCGCCCCGGCATTCACTGGAAGAGCTGCGCGCCGAGTACACCGCCCAGCAAGATGCACTGGGCCACGCCACCACGGATGCCGGCCGCAGGCAACGGCTTCAACTGCTCCTCGCCGCGGAATCCGCCGGGGCCATGATCGCAGCCGAAATGCAGCACGCCGGCGTCCCCTGGCGGGAGGAACTGCACGAACAGATCCTCGCGGACTACCTTGGCCCCCGCCCTCCCCTGGGCCACCGGCCCGCCAAGCTCGAAGCGCTCACGACGGAACTCCGCGGCCTCCTGAACTCGCCGAACCTCAACCCGGATTCGCCACAGGAGCTCATGCGTGCCCTGCACCGGAACGGCATCGAAGTGAAGACCACCCGGCAATGGGAACTCGAGGAATCCAGCCATCCGGCCATCGAACCGCTCCTCGCCTACAAGAAGCTGTCCCGGTTGCATTCGGCCAACGGCTGGGCCTGGCTGGACGCCTGGGTGAGCAATGGCCGCTTCCAGCCCGAGTATGTGGTGGGAGGCGTTGTCTCCGGGCGGTGGGCGTCCCGCGGCGGCGGTGCCCTTCAGATTCCGCGCCAGATCCGGGGTGCGGTACACGCCGACCCCGGACACAAACTCATCGTGGCTGATGCCTCCCAGCTTGAGCCGCGGGTCCTGGTGGCACTCGCCCAGGACTCCAAAATGGCCGAAGCCGCCCGGGACAAGGATCTCTACGCCGGTATTGCCGCGCAAGGTTTCGGCGGGGACCGCGCCAAGGCCAAGATCGCCCTGCTCGGTGCCATCTACGGCGCCACCACGGGCGAATCCGGGCGCCTCATGCCGCAGTTGACCCGCACGTATCCCCGCGCCGTCGGCTTCGTGGAACAGGCCGCCCGCGATGGCGAAGCAGGCGGGACCGTCACCTCGCGGCTGGGCCGCAGCAGCCCGCCGCCGTCGGACCGCTGGCGTCAAAGCCAGAAGTCCACCACCGCCGAGGAGCAGCGGCGGGCAGAGGCGATTGCCCGCTCGCGCGGCCGGTTCACCCGCAACTTCGTGGTCCAGGGCTCAGCGGCTGACTGGGCTGCCTGCTGGCTGGCGGAATTACGACGGCGCCTCCGCGCCATGCGGTCA
This genomic window from Arthrobacter sp. 24S4-2 contains:
- a CDS encoding GNAT family N-acetyltransferase; amino-acid sequence: MSPDAMVEDITRLVEIWVTGWAGCRGYETRVEGRFPAALRADTTKEWEYFAHDPSEAEFAELAAKTAEAPARILTVLTNDVARYKHLAQQHGLNATSASQTMMIVDMETQDSEDPWLSDDDLKLATSYSNGVHHAVVHSGESVAASGRVFVVGHTAVFDKIVTEPAYQRRGLGSFIMKALAAQAFEHDVENGLLLASLDGQKLYSHLGWTTLCHVLMLSASDEGADLSVG
- a CDS encoding Rv3654c family TadE-like protein, translated to MDPGRSSERGSGTVLAAGLGLVVMMAIALLLLLAQSAVMASRAASAADLAALAAADALRGISPGVPCTVAAEVAGRQEANITGCTEGGGETVEVRTELVSRSMFGAATGHARAGPPP
- a CDS encoding TadE family type IV pilus minor pilin, which translates into the protein MTPGVRGRAPIAPGLRGSGKDRGAVTAEFAVALPAVILLLALLLAGAAAGITQLRLEEAARAGARALARGEDAGAVDGIVRHLAGASASSSVAADGEWLSVTVSGRVSGPVGTMVPWTLSARALARGETAESAGIRPAAPQSFPPVLPLQERPLKATAS
- a CDS encoding DUF4244 domain-containing protein; this translates as MSTTSDIPQHAHQDPSGAAAQADAKVREIYPGASYAAPVSARTRLRLLGSEAGMATAEYAIATLAAVGFAGILVFILRSDEVRGFLLNLIRTALALP
- a CDS encoding type II secretion system F family protein — encoded protein: MTPDGLPSLVVTLALAAAVTLVLAGGGRTRRRLLRHRRARLGAGNRGGDGTAEAPETPDQGGLRDTAMMLELIGAMLDAGSGIGRALELVADSASAEYHQSLRPVVSALAIGADWETAWRSSEARTPELLVLRQALGFAALTGAPSSAILYAQAARLRRERFRAAEKRAAALGVRLVVPLGLCSLPAFVCLGVVPVLLAMLPSVT
- the ssd gene encoding septum site-determining protein Ssd; the encoded protein is MSRQHLKNPTPESTVLSGTPPEGGPPSEGRQPPGRQPRERRATKERMQPGQVQAEHVRGARSRAAQPPGSERSVREIGHRDAPVPNDKPGARSPGAWLPAESAETLLVTGFDFLRGEVERIVAAAGGQLRVVADATEAAPFWDTAAVVLVGSDVRELPPRRRAPAVLVGLSGEGDSLWHLAAALGAERVAVLPDAAAWLAEYLSRSRSPEAGGLVLGVTGGCGGAGATTAAIWLAQAAAGWGARVLLIDGDPWGGGLELALAAEESPGLRWTDLSDASGSIDPEQLSDALPVAGGFSFLSWPGSRERQAAVDAATVGGVLDAARRGYELVLVDIGRGTEPLRAFAWDCDRILVVAPAQLKAAVSSARLLQELPPVDTALVIRGKAGAVLDGPLIAESVGLPLHGLVPEVRGTAGATELGRLLEMGRRRTVRRFAASVLELLGGELP
- a CDS encoding bifunctional 3'-5' exonuclease/DNA polymerase, which gives rise to MYLLLSAHPDGAALQELAADGSPAPASPKPRLISAGELAGVVRELEKRRPRWIWHRTQDWYPALLARGVELERCHDLTLCGAILAHSEFTADTAYARNAEKITQDDDLQQPPRSLQPPPPPADQGALFEDAGLRPAPRHSLEELRAEYTAQQDALGHATTDAGRRQRLQLLLAAESAGAMIAAEMQHAGVPWREELHEQILADYLGPRPPLGHRPAKLEALTTELRGLLNSPNLNPDSPQELMRALHRNGIEVKTTRQWELEESSHPAIEPLLAYKKLSRLHSANGWAWLDAWVSNGRFQPEYVVGGVVSGRWASRGGGALQIPRQIRGAVHADPGHKLIVADASQLEPRVLVALAQDSKMAEAARDKDLYAGIAAQGFGGDRAKAKIALLGAIYGATTGESGRLMPQLTRTYPRAVGFVEQAARDGEAGGTVTSRLGRSSPPPSDRWRQSQKSTTAEEQRRAEAIARSRGRFTRNFVVQGSAADWAACWLAELRRRLRAMRSAGEPAGELVFFLHDEVMVHCPDGSVDACIQAIEAAAAAAKELLFGPIPVEFPVSVAVVDSYDKAK